A window of the Arachis duranensis cultivar V14167 chromosome 5, aradu.V14167.gnm2.J7QH, whole genome shotgun sequence genome harbors these coding sequences:
- the LOC107489392 gene encoding uncharacterized protein LOC107489392, which translates to MVTTSDQEDEDEKSNLSQQPENNSTEEEDRDHQEPEISQQELLKLYAPFSQLLNGAVGKRIYSRFLDLFASLHVNIPFIKAIQQMPAFIKYMKELLPRKSSLKGGQTIVLNKECSALIQPELPAKRRDPGSFHIPYAIGETMFDKALYDLGASINLLPLSLAKRL; encoded by the coding sequence ATGGTCACTACAAGTGATCAAGAGGATGAAGACGAGAAAAGCAACCTCTCCCAACAGCCTGAAAACAACTCAACAGAGGAGGAGGATagagatcaccaagaaccagaaatctcacaacaaGAGTTGCTGAAGCTCTATGCACCATTTTCCCAACTGCTCAATGGTGCTGTggggaagagaatatactcaaggTTCCTAGACTTGTTTGCATCTCTGcatgtgaacataccattcatcaaggcCATACAACAAATGCCTGCATTCATCAAGTACATGAAGGAACTTCTTCCCAGGAAAAGCTCACTCAAAGGAGGCCAGACTATAGTGTTAaacaaggaatgtagtgcccttATTCAACCTGAATTGCCTGCAAAAAGAagagacccagggagttttcacatccccTATGCCATAGGGGAAACAATGTTTGATAAAGCACTCTATGATTTAggggcaagcatcaacttactgCCCCTATCCCTGGCGAAAAGGCTATAG